The Synergistaceae bacterium genome contains the following window.
ATTACGTGTGCGTTTTCCGTAGTGATCACGTTTGCAAGATGGATTACGCGAAAATCCTCGATGTCCACAAGAGAAACGGCGCGGACGCTACGATCGTCTCCACCTCTCCTTGGAAGACGTCCAGATACGGAATGCTGCATGTCGATGAGGAAGGTAAGGTCCTTGGCTTTGAGGTAGACCCCCAGCGAAGGGGAATGAACTTGGCGTCGATGGGCATTTACATCTTCAACTGGGACACGTTGCGGCGACGCCTGGCCACCGGCAACCTCAGCGCGGAATGGGGAGACACTTTGGCTAAAAACGTACTTTCGGCTATGCTCGCGGAGGGCGAAAAAGTGTGTTCTTATCGTTTCGAGGAATATTGGCGGGACCTGGGAACGGTGGAAAGCCTATGGGAATCCAACATGGACCTCCTGCGAGATCCTCCCCTGTTCACCATTCAGGAGGAGGGAAAGGAAGTGTTCAATTCTTCCGGCGTTCAATCCGTTCGTGTGGTCAAAGCGCCTAAAATCGAGCAGAGCATTCTCACCGGCTTGCACGATATTCGCGGCAGGGTTGAACATTCCATCCTTTCGGACTCCGTCGTCGTGGAGGAAGGAGCGGAGATCGTCGACTCGGTTCTTATGCCCAACGTGTACGTGGGGAAGAATACAAAAATCCATAAAGCCGTCGTCGCGCCCAACACGAAATTTATGGACAACGTGGAGATTGGGGTGACGGACGGAGCCGCCGCTTTCGTGTGTGAACATATCTGCGCGAGGGGCGTTTCGGCCATCGCTTCATGGGTTTACGTGGGCGCGGAAACAAAGTTGCGGGGAAACTCCAACATCGAAAAAGAAGCTTTCATCTATGGTTCTTATTTCCACGTTCTGAACCCCGAACGCATCAGCGGGGTATCGTCCTTACCCTCTTTCGAGTTCGCAACGTAACGTCTCGGATAGCAGGCCGCTCATTTAAACAAGAGCGTGAGAAGCAAGAGCATGATGAGAAACAAAAGATTAACATACTCCCACGACTAAAGTTGTGGGAGTCTAAAATCGACAAAGACAGCCGACTGAAACCGATCTTATGTCTTCTCCTGTCTTCTCCTTTAAGAGTGGATGCCCCCACTCTGAGAATATTTACAGCCGCATTAGTATCCTGGTCGTGTTTCGCCCCGCATCTCACGTTGATAAGCCATTAAAGAAGTTTAAGAAGTTTAACATGAAAGTAGACTGAAAGTAGACATATGACAAGAAACCAAATACAAAACAAACGCCGCCGTTGGCGGCGTTACGATTCTCATCCAACGGCTGAAGCCGTTGGATGAGAATCGCTTTATCGTA
Protein-coding sequences here:
- the glgC gene encoding glucose-1-phosphate adenylyltransferase (catalyzes the formation of ADP-glucose and diphosphate from ATP and alpha-D-glucose 1-phosphate); amino-acid sequence: MRKRESVAMILASGYEAGLGALGHCLEKPTLFYGGAHRIIDFTLSNCIHSEMDAIGILPQRLSAELHSYIGDGQAWTLAKEDGGVFVLPAKKGKDYTDTADAVYKNIDFIERFGPDYVCVFRSDHVCKMDYAKILDVHKRNGADATIVSTSPWKTSRYGMLHVDEEGKVLGFEVDPQRRGMNLASMGIYIFNWDTLRRRLATGNLSAEWGDTLAKNVLSAMLAEGEKVCSYRFEEYWRDLGTVESLWESNMDLLRDPPLFTIQEEGKEVFNSSGVQSVRVVKAPKIEQSILTGLHDIRGRVEHSILSDSVVVEEGAEIVDSVLMPNVYVGKNTKIHKAVVAPNTKFMDNVEIGVTDGAAAFVCEHICARGVSAIASWVYVGAETKLRGNSNIEKEAFIYGSYFHVLNPERISGVSSLPSFEFAT